The genomic DNA GTGTCATACGTCATGGTAAATGGTGTCAGGCCACTAAAAGTGCAGATAcagtctctgtttgtctccttaCAAATATAGTCCATCAGTCACAGTTCCAAGATATGTCAAACCCTGACAGTTTCTACAGGGGGTCCAGTGAGGGTCAAAGGCTGTTCTGGTTTCTTCTGGactcctttgacttcatgcttccACCTGCTGAAGTTCAGGTTGACCACAGTGTTTTTGAAGGTCGTATTTCGAGGTGATACTTTAGTCTGAACAACTTTCTTTACTACTATCAGTAAAGTTTTGATCATTTAAAGGTaatgatggaaatgaaaagttGGATTTTGATTAGCTGTGAAAAATCTAAAGATTTTAAtcaaatgcaaaaaacaaacaagtgtatCAACGCTACAGATTTATCGATTTATGTTAATCAACAGATTGAGTGCAGAAGCAGCTGATCTGGTTCATTCATGTCCTTCTGGATTCACAGTTACAACAAATGACTTGTTTGGTGATATTTGTTGAAACCCATCTGAAACTTGAAATGCTGCTTTGGCTCAGGATGATATTCTGAAATTCAGAGGTTTTTTTCACGAATGCTTAAAAGTGCATCATTAAATATGTGAGAAAGTTATTATACAGCAATTTAAGTCTTTTGTGACAGTTTATTTTATCGTTTATTTTCGCAGCGACAGAGCACAATTAAAAGTGATTCCACCAGAGTTGTCCGACAGCTACTTTACATCTGTTGACCCTCTGCAGGTAGTTTGAGAACTCCCTGTTGTCAgtcaactgtttgtttgttttaccagTAAAAGAAAATTGAACAGAATTTGAAGAAGACTTAGAAATATGGAGCCATCACCAGAGCCTGAGGAGCAGAGACGTATTTTACAACTAAACACTTCAAGGTTTTCTCCTGGGGAGCAGGTTTGAACTGAGGCTTAGTTGTAAATGAGGAAACAAAGTTCAAATTCACAgagctgctcctcttcctggacTGAGTCAGAGCTTGAtaagccctccctcctcttcctcctctcaaacacagcgagctccactctgtccatGTATTTCCTTGTTCCCTCCCCTTCAGATCTACAGTTTGAAGACGGGTGGAGCCAACATGGTGGTGACGGAGCTGACGGGCcccattcactgcagagacacatgctgtttaGATCAGAGCTCAAACTACTTTCACTTCTAAGAAAGTGAAACTCAGACAGTCGTTGCGACTGAGAGGTGAAATGGCGCAGAAAGGAGTTCAGCTGGACCGGGAAACCTTCTCTTGTTCGATGTGTCTGGATCTACTGAAGGATCCGGTGGctattccctgtggacacagctactgcatgagctgtattaaaagcttctgggatgaagaggacgagaagaaaacccacagctgccctcagtgtaggcagaccttcacaccgaggcctgtcctggtgaaaaacaccatGTTAGCAGTTttagtggaggaactgaagaagactggactccaagctgctcctgctgatcacggctatgctggacctgaagatgtggcctgtgatgtctgcactgggagaaaactgaaagccctcAAGTCCTGTCTGCAATGTCTGGCCTCTTTCTGTGAGAaacaccttcagcctcattatgaATCACctccattaaagaaacacaagctggtggagccctccgagaagctccaggagaacatctgctctcgtcatgatgaggtgatgaagatgttctgccgtactgatcagcagtgtatctgttatctctgctctgtggatgaacataaaggccacgacacagtctcagctgcagcagaaaggactgagaggcagagagagctcgaggtgagtcgacaaaacatccagcagagaatccaggacagagagaaagatgtgaagctgcttcaacaggaggtggaggctatcaatcgctctgctgataaagcagtggaggacagccagaagatcttcactgagctgatccgtctcatccagaaaagaagctctgatgtggagcagcaggtcagatccaagcaggaaactgaagtgagtcgagtcaaagagcttcaggagaagctgcagcaggaggtcactgagctgaagaggaaagacgctgagctgaagcagctctcacCCACAGAGGATCACAACCACTTTCTACACAACTACCCCTCCCTGGCACGACTCAGTGAGTCTACAGACTCATCCAGCATCAATATCCGTCCTCTGAGATACTTTGAGGATGTGACAGCGgctctgtcagaagtcagagatcaactacaggacgttctgagagagacatggacaaacatctcgctgagagtgactgaagtgGATGTTTCACTGCCACAACCAGAGTccaagaccagagctgagttcttaaaatattcacgtgaaatcacactggatccaaacacagcaaacacacagctgttattATCTGAGGGGGACAGAAAAGGAACAGTAACGAGTGAACAACAGTCTTATTCTAGTCACCCTGACAGATTCACAACATGTTGTCAGGTCCTGAGTagagagagtctgactggacgttgttactgggaggtggagtggagcgGAGAAGGAGTTTATGTAGCAGTCGCATACAAGAGTATCATCAGAGCATGGGGCTCAGATGAATGTGTATTTGGACGAAATGACAAATCTTGGGCGTTAAGATGTGACACAGACAGTTATAAGTTTTGGTACAACAGAGTCCAAACTCCCGTCTCAGGTCCTCTGTCCTCCAGAGTAGGAGTGTACCTGGATCACAGTGCAGGTATTCTGTCCTTTTACAGCATCTCTAAAACCATGActctcctcctcagagtccagaccacattcactcagcctctctatgctggacttcgacttttctctttttctggaAACACTGCTGAGTTCTATAAAGTCAAATagtcagaagtcatttcagggacagtttgttaaattctgtgttttaactcttgaacttattttgtctccttgtttgttgctgagagctgattgttgtggcatttcttcactgcacagagatcacctgtcaatcaaacattatgggtggtactttgccatcttctcattagttgttctgtaaatgtctgaGTTTCTTTAGGTGGAgctccttcctgtgtctgtttagccatggaggctatcactgctcatgatgatttctgttgacctgaactgacgtttctctgcaggaaaatgtgaacttctctgactctaaatgtgtgttgaatatttgtattgatgtatttgtatgttgttgtttctcttccactgcatgTGTCTCAAGAGAGAAAGCTCCAGACCTTCCTGTGTCGAagataaatgttgttgttgtccacatataaatgagggactatgagttattataaaactgtaatcatcatgATCATAATCAATAAGGACAtcgattattttctttttcatagctgagattctggtcaaacaaactgattgtgtggatgaagtgaatctgtacatgaaatcattggacagactttactgatgggatgtgtgaacaaactgaaggtttacatcatgaataaacaaacatggacaaagtattttcttctggtCTTCATTCCAGGGTGTCATACAAATTCTTTTTGAAAGTGCAAGACTAGTGATGAACAGGGAGACACATGAGACATGACGAGGCAAGAGAccgaaaaaaagaaatacagataaGCTTAAGTAACAAAGATTCTATTATTtcctaataaataataacaacaatagaaactataataatagtaaaaagTACATCATCAGTATCATCATTATTAGAAATACACTTTTTCTCAGTTGTGTACACACTGGTACGTGAGACACAATGACCACAACCTGTGtgaactggaggaggaggactgtgaagaggaggacgaggacgaggaagaCCAACAGCATTATTGCTGTCAAAGCACTTCGATGAGAGTAAGAATGAAGTGAGTTGCAGTCGTTGCTGCTTTATGTTAAACGCAACGTTTCGTGCAGTTCAGTGTGAGGAACAGTGGGCTGCTCAGTTAGCGTAGCTAGCATGGCGTGGTACCATTGGCCTAAGCTAA from Enoplosus armatus isolate fEnoArm2 chromosome 14, fEnoArm2.hap1, whole genome shotgun sequence includes the following:
- the LOC139296972 gene encoding tripartite motif-containing protein 16-like → MAQKGVQLDRETFSCSMCLDLLKDPVAIPCGHSYCMSCIKSFWDEEDEKKTHSCPQCRQTFTPRPVLVKNTMLAVLVEELKKTGLQAAPADHGYAGPEDVACDVCTGRKLKALKSCLQCLASFCEKHLQPHYESPPLKKHKLVEPSEKLQENICSRHDEVMKMFCRTDQQCICYLCSVDEHKGHDTVSAAAERTERQRELEVSRQNIQQRIQDREKDVKLLQQEVEAINRSADKAVEDSQKIFTELIRLIQKRSSDVEQQVRSKQETEVSRVKELQEKLQQEVTELKRKDAELKQLSPTEDHNHFLHNYPSLARLSESTDSSSINIRPLRYFEDVTAALSEVRDQLQDVLRETWTNISLRVTEVDVSLPQPESKTRAEFLKYSREITLDPNTANTQLLLSEGDRKGTVTSEQQSYSSHPDRFTTCCQVLSRESLTGRCYWEVEWSGEGVYVAVAYKSIIRAWGSDECVFGRNDKSWALRCDTDSYKFWYNRVQTPVSGPLSSRVGVYLDHSAGILSFYSISKTMTLLLRVQTTFTQPLYAGLRLFSFSGNTAEFYKVK